The proteins below are encoded in one region of Oncorhynchus nerka isolate Pitt River linkage group LG15, Oner_Uvic_2.0, whole genome shotgun sequence:
- the LOC135560290 gene encoding uncharacterized protein LOC135560290 yields MLLITSDQHLDAPHHIRPASGCSSSHQTSIWMLLITSDQHLDAPHHIRPASGCSSSHQTSIWMLLITSDQHLDAPHHIRPASGCSSSHPTSIWMLLITSDQHLDAPHHIRPASGCSSSHQTSIWMLLITSDQHLDAPHHIRPASGCSSSHPTSIWMLLITSDQHLDAPHHIRPASGCSSSHQTSIWMLLITSDQHLDAPHYIRPASGCSSLFTSDQHLDAPHYSHQTSIWMLLITSDQHLDAPHHIRPASGCSSSHPTSIWMLLIIHIRPASGCSSSHPTNFNIIHIRVTAKPFVILLLLSVPDRTGYTVTPLSSRQHKLYCYSSQFQTGQVILLFLSVPDRLYCYSYQFQTGQVILLLLSVPDRTGYTVTPLSSRQVVLLLLSVPDRTGYTVTSLSSRQDRLYCSSSQFQTGYTVTPLSSRQDRLNCYSSQFQTGYTVTPLSFRQDSLYGYSSQFQTGQVILLLLSVPDRTGYTVTPLISRQDRLYCYSSQFQTGYTVTPLSSKQDRLYCYSSQFQTGQVILLLLSVSDRTGWLYCYSSQFQTGQVILLLLSVPDRTGYTVTPLSSRQVILLLLSVPDRLYCYSSQFQTRQVILLLLSVPDRTGYTVTPLSSRQDRLYCYSSQFQTGHVILLLLSVPDRTGHTVTPLSSRQLILLLLSVPDRLYCYSSQFQTRQVILLLLSVPDRTGYTVTPLSSRQVILLLLSVPDRTGYTVTPLSSRQDRLYCYSSQFQTGQVILLLFSIPDRLYCYSSQFQTGQVILLLLSVSDRTGWLFCYSSQFQTGQVILLLLSVPDKTGYTVTPLSSRQDRLYCYSSQFQTGQVILLLLSVPDRTGYTVTLLNSRQVILLLLSVPDRLYCYFSQFQTRQVILLHLSVPDKTGYTVTRLISRQDRLYCYSSQFQTGQVILLLLSVPDRTGHTVTPLSFRQDSLYCYSSHFQTGQVILLLLSVPDKTGYTVTLLNSRQVILLLLSVPDRTGYTVTPLSSRQDRLYCYSSQFQTGYTVTPLSSRQVILLLLSVPDRTGYTVTPLSSRQDRLYCYSSQFQTGQVILLLFSIPDRTGYTVTPLSSRQDRLYCYSSQFQTGQVILLLLSVPDRTGYTVTPLSSRQDRLYCYSSQFQTGQVILLLLSSRQDRLYCYSSQFQTGQVILLLLSVPDKTGYTVTPLSSRQDRLYCYSFQFQTGQVILLLLSVPDSLYCYFSQFQTGYTVTPLSSRQDR; encoded by the exons atgctcctcatcacATCCGACCagcatctggatgctcctcatcacATCCGACCagcatctggatgctcctcatcacATCAGACCagcatctggatgctcctcatcacATCAGACCagcatctggatgctcctcatcacATCAGACCagcatctggatgctcctcatcacATCAGACCagcatctggatgctcctcatcacATCAGACCagcatctggatgctcctcatcacATCAGACCagcatctggatgctcctcatcacATCCGACCagcatctggatgctcctcatcacATCAGACCagcatctggatgctcctcatcacATCAGACCagcatctggatgctcctcatcacATCAGACCagcatctggatgctcctcatcacATCAGACCagcatctggatgctcctcatcacATCAGACCagcatctggatgctcctcatcacATCCGACCagcatctggatgctcctcatcacATCAGACCagcatctggatgctcctcatcacATCCGACCagcatctggatgctcctcatcacATCAGACCagcatctggatgctcctcatcacATCAGACCagcatctggatgctcctcattacaTCAGACCagcatctggatgctcctcattattCACATCAGACCagcatctggatgctcctcattattCACATCAGACCagcatctggatgctcctcatcacATCCGACCagcatctggatgctcctcatcacATCCGACCagcatctggatgctcctcatcacATCCGACCagcatctggatgctcctcattattCACATCCGACCagcatctggatgctcctcatcacATCCGACCAactttaacatcatccacataagagtcacagccaaacctttt gttatactgttactcctctcagttccagacaggacaggttatactgttactcctctcagttccagacagcaCAAGTTATACTGTTattcctctcagttccagacaggacaggttatattgttattcctctcagttccagacaggttatactgttattcctatcagttccagacaggacaggttatactgttactcctctcagttccagacaggacaggttatactgttactcctctcagttccagacaggttgtactgttactcctctcagttccagacaggacaggttatactgttacttctctcagttccagacaggacaggttatattgttcctcctctcagttccagacaggttatactgttactcctctcagttccagacaggacaggttaaactgttactcctctcagttccagacaggttatactgttactcctctcagtttcaGACAGGACAGTTTATAcggttactcctctcagttccagacaggacaggttatactgttactcctctcagttccagacaggacaggttatactgttacacctctcatttccagacaggacaggttatactgttactcttcTCAATtccagacaggttatactgttactcctctcagttccaaacaggacaggttatactgttactcctctcagttccagacaggacaggttatactgttactcctctcagtttcagacaggacaggttggttatactgttactcctctcagttccagacaggacaggttatactgttactcctctcagttccagacaggacaggttatactgttactcctctcagttccagacaggttatactgttacttctctcagttccagacag gttatactgttactcctctcagttccagacaagacaggttatactgttactcctctcagttccagacaggacaggttatactgttactcctctcagttccagacaggacaggttatactgttactcctctcagttccagacaggacatgtTATACTCTTACTCCtttcagttccagacaggacaggtcatactgttactcctctcagttccagacagctTATACTGTTACttctctcagttccagacag gttatactgttactcctctcagttccagacaagacaggttatactgttactcctctcagttccagacaggacaggttatactgttactcctctcagttccagacaggttatactgttactcctctcagttccagacaggacaggttatactgttactcctctcagttccagacaggacaggttatactgttactcctctcagttccagacaggacaggttatactgttactcttcTCAATtccagacaggttatactgttactcctctcagtttcagacaggacaggttatactgttactcctctcagtttcagacaggacaggttggttattctgttactcctctcagttccagacaggacaggttatactgttactcctctcagttccagacaagacaggttatactgttactcctctcagttccagacaggacaggttatactgttactcctctcagttccagacaggacaggttatactgttactcctctcagttccagacaggacaggttatactgttactcttcTCAATtccagacaggttatactgttactcctctcagttccagacaggttatactgttacttctctcagttccagacaagacaggttatactgttacacctctcagttccagacaagacaggttatactgttacacgtctcatttccagacaggacaggttatactgttactcctctcagttccagacaggacaggttatactctTACTCCtttcagttccagacaggacaggtcatactgttactcctctcagtttcaGACAGGACagtttatactgttactcctctcatttccagacaggacaggttatactgttactcctctcagttccagacaagacaggttatactgttactcttcTCAATtccagacaggttatactgttactcctctcagttccagacaggacaggttatactgttactcctctcagttccagacaagacaggttatactgttactcttcTCAATtccagacaggttatactgttactcctctcagttccagacaggttatactgttactcctctcagttccagacaggacaggttatactgttactcctctcagttccagacaggacaggttatactgttactcttctcaattccagacaggacaggttatactgttactcttctcaattccagacaggacaggttatactgttactcctctcagttccagacaggacaggttatactgttactcctctcagttccagacaggacaggttatactgttactcctctcagttccagacaggacaggttatactgttactcctctcagttccagacaggacaggttatactgttactcctctcagttccagacaggacaggttatactgttactcctcagttccagacaggacaggttatactgttactcctctcagttccagacaggacaggttatactgttactcctctcagttccagacaagacaggttatactgttactcctctcagttccagacaggacaggttatactgttactcctttcagttccagacaggacaggtcatactgttactcctctcagttccagacagctTATACTGTTACttctctcagttccagacaggttatactgttactcctctcagttccagacaggacaggtaa